One genomic segment of Fusobacterium mortiferum ATCC 9817 includes these proteins:
- a CDS encoding FprA family A-type flavoprotein, which yields MHNVRKITEDLYWVGGDEHRLHLFENVHPIARGVSYNSYLLLDKKTVLFDTVDWAIGRQFIENIKHVLKDRKLDYMVINHMEPDHAAMIQEVVMHYPEVRIISSEKAFYFMNQFGFHIDPEKCETVVEGDTKSFGKHKILFVAAPMVHWPEAMVSFDLTNGVLFSADAFGSFGALDGKLFNDEVNFDRDWINDARRYYTNIVGKYGPHVQALLKKAGGIDIKMICPLHGPVWRNDFEYLLDKYNRWSKYIPEEKGVMIVYASMYGNTENAASVLARKLVEKGMTNVHMYDVSKVHVSELIAETFRYSHIVFASVTYNLGIYPPMHNYLMDMKALNVQKRTVAVVENGSWACKVGSLMVQALEEMKDMNILNEKVTLTSSMTEDNHIEMDSLVDAILDSMKDK from the coding sequence ATGCATAACGTTAGAAAGATAACTGAAGATTTATATTGGGTAGGAGGAGATGAACATCGTCTACACCTATTTGAAAATGTACACCCTATAGCTAGAGGTGTTTCTTACAACTCATATCTTTTATTAGATAAAAAAACTGTTCTATTTGATACTGTAGATTGGGCAATAGGGCGTCAATTTATAGAGAATATTAAGCATGTATTAAAAGATAGAAAACTTGACTATATGGTAATCAACCATATGGAACCAGACCATGCTGCTATGATTCAAGAGGTAGTTATGCACTATCCAGAAGTTAGAATCATTAGCTCTGAAAAAGCTTTCTATTTTATGAATCAATTTGGTTTCCATATTGATCCAGAAAAATGTGAAACAGTAGTAGAAGGAGATACAAAATCTTTTGGAAAGCATAAGATACTATTTGTAGCTGCTCCTATGGTACACTGGCCAGAAGCTATGGTAAGTTTTGATTTAACAAATGGTGTTTTATTCAGTGCTGATGCCTTTGGAAGCTTTGGAGCATTAGACGGAAAACTATTCAATGATGAAGTAAACTTTGATAGAGATTGGATAAATGATGCTAGAAGATATTATACTAATATAGTTGGTAAGTATGGACCTCATGTACAAGCTCTACTTAAAAAAGCTGGTGGAATAGATATAAAAATGATTTGTCCTCTTCATGGTCCTGTATGGAGAAATGACTTTGAATATCTTTTAGATAAATATAATAGATGGAGTAAATATATTCCAGAGGAAAAAGGAGTTATGATAGTATATGCTTCTATGTATGGAAATACTGAAAATGCTGCCTCTGTACTTGCTAGAAAACTTGTAGAAAAAGGAATGACAAATGTTCATATGTATGATGTATCAAAGGTACATGTTTCTGAACTTATAGCTGAAACTTTTAGATACAGTCATATAGTATTTGCTTCTGTTACTTATAATCTTGGAATCTATCCTCCTATGCACAATTACTTAATGGATATGAAAGCTCTAAATGTTCAAAAGAGAACTGTAGCAGTAGTTGAAAATGGTTCTTGGGCTTGTAAAGTTGGAAGCTTAATGGTTCAAGCTCTTGAAGAGATGAAAGATATGAATATCTTAAATGAAAAAGTTACTCTTACTTCTTCTATGACAGAAGATAACCATATTGAAATGGATTCATTAGTTGATGCTATCTTAGATTCTATGAAAGATAAATAA